From the genome of Bremerella sp. JC817:
GTGACTTCCTGGCTCCGCGAACCAGGCAGCAGTGTTACCAGCGGTCGGGGGTTTTCGCTTTGCTGACGAACGAAGTCGGTATCGAGATGCTGATTCTCGAGTTCGTCGAAGTAAGGATGACCCACGTAGGTCGCATTGCAATCGCGCTCCTGGTACCAAGGCTCTTCAAACGGAAGCTTGCACAGGGCATGGTCGACCAGGCGGCGCATCTTGCCGACACGCCACTCGGCCCAAGCCCATAGCTGAGGGGTTCCGTAATAGAAGACCGGGATGCCATGCGCCTTGGCGCGACGGGCAATCCACCAGTTGAAACCAGGGTAGTCGATCAGCACCACCGCGTCTGGCTTGTGATCGCGAAAGTATCGATTGGCCCGCAGTAGGAGGCCAACGAAGTTGTGTAAATTCAAGATCACCCGCAGGACCCACATAATGGCCCAGCGCGTAAGATCTTCATGCAGTTGGCATCCGGCTTCGGCCATCTTCGGCCCGCCATAACCAACGCATTGTATGTCTGGTCGGCGCGATTTCAGCGCACGAATTAAATTCGCGCCATGTAAATCGCCGCTCGGTTCGCCGACGCTGAAAAAAATCTCCATCGGTTCCGTCAACCTTTTTAGCCCGCCTTGCGTCGTGATTCGTCTTCGAAGAAAGCGACACGCAGATCAGGGATTAGATCTGGCGAACGACTTGCTTCGCTGAAATCGACTTGGGTCCATCGCTGTTGTAACCAGCGGTGCCCGGCCCAATCTTTCCAGGACCAACAATCGGGAAGTGGGGAGGATTCCGTCGGCTGGCCACCGATCGAGTTCGAAGGGCAAATGGCGACGCGGTATCCTTGCATGCCAACCAGTAAGGGTAAGCCGCGGCTAAGCCCTTGAATCTGTGGCAAACGGACTAACGCTTCACGGCGTGCTCCCCACACCAACCGCGAAACATCCAATCGTGCCGCTCCTCCCATGCGCCGAGTGAGCCAGTCCGAAACGACTGACATTCTCGAAACATGATTCTGACTTGTCGAAACAATGACTAAATCTTGCTGGATCAGCTGCTGCAGCATTCCTTGAAGCACAACGCCCGGAATACTGAGCTCGGCCGGCAAGTGGATGACCAATTCGCCTTCGGCTACCTGAGTCCCGCAAAACAGGGCCGATGAATAGGTCCTTGGCCGGCGAATCTCTACCCGTCGGATGCCCTCCCGCTGGTCAAGCGACCGCGGGGTGTCCTGGCTGTCGGCGGAGAGAGAAAGCAAGATCACTTCACCCTTCAGGTCCAACGCGCATAGCACGTCCGCCATCGTTTCCACCTGCTGACGGATCGATTCGTTCCAGTCGGCGAAGGGAATGAATAGGGACAACTCGCGCATGGACATCCTCAAGCTGAAGCAAATCCAGGGAAATAATCGGGCGAGAGTATGTCAAAACGGCCTATTCGCCGACAGGCCAGTTTTCAAAACAAGATTCCGGCTGCTAGCAGAGCGGCTGCGGATTGGCGTAACTCCGCGAGAAACTTAGAGTTCAAGCGGTCTGGGAAAGAAATTCTGCGGTGGTATCATCACTGGGTGACGATAGTAATCGAAAGCGGGCGGCCGACTCGATTGACTACTTCCGTGCTCGCAACGGGGCTAATTGATGAACGTCTGGACGCTACTTGCTCAAAACGCTGGGTTTCTGCCAACCCGTGGATCGGTGATGATCGACTTCGTCTTTCTGGCGATGTTCGGCATCATTTTGATTCTGGGGGTCAGCATCTATCTGGTGCGCTACCGCCGCCTGTTTCAACTGCACAAGTGGATCCAGATCGTTACCGGCAGCGTACTCTTGCTGGCGGTCTTGGCGTTTGAAATCGATATGCGGTTCTTCACCGATTGGCAAGAACTGGCGGCACCATCCAGCTTCGGCATGCCCACAGTCAATGGCCTTTTGTACTTCCATTTACTGTTCGCCGTGCCGACTCCGTTTCTCTGGATCTATGTCATCTGGCATGGCCTGGCCAAGTTTCCGAGTCCGCCTCAGCCAGGTCCCCATAGCAAGGCGCATATCCTTTGGGGCCGCATCGCTGCGATCGGCATGCTGCTGACCGCCGTCACTGGCTGGATCTTCTACTACGCAGCCTTCGTTGCTTAAGCGGTCGTCGCTGGTTGGCGAAGATCGTCTGCGATCAAGATTTGTTTGTTCGAGGCTTAACCGAACGAGCCCATCGCCAACATGACCAGCGTACCTGCAATGACGAAGAACAACACGCTCAGCACGATCTGGATGATCGAAATGGCCAGCGCGCGAGGCACGGTGGTATCTAAGAACCGAGCGAGCACGATCGACGACAATAAGATGTTGGCCGAAACGATCCCGCAGTAAACCAGCAGTAACAGGGTTCCCTGTAGCCGCTCGACATCCAGCATGGCCAGAACGGCTGGCATCAGCATGTACCAGACCACGTTAAGAATTACGTTGACCGTCACCAGGAAGGCGAATGTAGGGATGAATGTCGGCTCTTCGATGCGGCCATAGTTCGGGATCACTCCTCGAAAACCATGTTCGGCCGCCACTTCGAGTTCGCTCTCGGGAGCTTCCCCCACGAACTTATTGAAAACGGTCACCGCTGCCCGCAATAAGAACACGCTGATGAAGTTGCCCACCAAAAACAGCGTCGCGTAAACAATCATCGTTCCCAGATTCATCTCTTGTCTCCTTCCCTTCCGGTCGAATTCCGCTAATCAGCCGGCATTGTAAAGTGGCGTACCTCTGTGGGGTAGCATTCCTTGGCTCGAAAGGGGATATTTTTTGGGCGATTTTGTGGCAACTGAATCTTCATCTCCCGAATCCCAAGGTCACCCTGGTTCGTTTTCAGGTCCCGCCTCATACTGAACTGTGCAGCATGTTCAGCGAGCCTTCGTCGCGCAAACAGTGCTTTCAGAGGCGAAGCGATGGCGACTTTCGGCACCGAGCCGTAGAAATGATGACGACTTATGAAGATCACGATAGTGGGTACCGGACGCGTCGGGGCAGCGATCGCCTTTGCCGCCACGATCAATCCTTTGGCCAGCGAGCTTTTGCTGCTAAACCGCACGCGTGACAAGGCGGAAGGGGAGGCGATCGATCTCTTGCATGCCAGTGCGGTACGAAATACGAACATGCGAATTCGAGCCGGTGATATTCCTGACTCGAAGGGTTCCGACATCATCGTCTTCACGGCGTCGGTTCCTTACGGCGACCCATCGCGGAAACGCTCGGAACTGGCTGCCGACAATCTCCATGTGCTGCAAGAATGGATTCCGCCGCTGGTGGAAGCGAGCCCAGATGCCATTTTGATTATCGTGAGCAATCCGGTCGATGCGTTGACTTACGCCGCGCTGAAGATCTCTGGCTTTCCGCCGCATCGGGTGATTGGAACTGGCACGCTGCTCGATAGTGTGCGTTATCGTTCGATGCTCTCGGCCGAACTTGAAATCCATTCAGACGATATTCGAGCGTACATTCTCGGCGAACATGGCGACACGCAGTTCGCGGCCCACTCGTTGTCGGTGACCGGTGGCGAACGCTTCTACCCAAGCGACACGTCGCGGCAACTCTTTCAGAAGACGGTCAACGTGGGCTACGAAGTTTCGCGGTTGAAAGGCCATACAAGCTATGGGATCGCCCTCGCCACGATGATGATCCTCGACAGTATTATCTATGACCTGCGGCACACGATGCCGGTGAGCGTTCTGATCGAAGATTACTTTGACGTGAAAGATGTCTGTTTGTCACTCCCCTCGGTAATCGGTCGGGCCGGGGTCACGCGCGTTTTGAGGCCGCCATTGTCGGAGGAAGAGCAGCAGCTGTTTCGTCATTCCGCCGAGGCGGTTCAGAACTGCATCCGCTCGATGGGCGAGTTCTAGTCGCAGACAATCTCAGGACGCTGGCTGCGGAGACTTACG
Proteins encoded in this window:
- a CDS encoding DUF420 domain-containing protein gives rise to the protein MNVWTLLAQNAGFLPTRGSVMIDFVFLAMFGIILILGVSIYLVRYRRLFQLHKWIQIVTGSVLLLAVLAFEIDMRFFTDWQELAAPSSFGMPTVNGLLYFHLLFAVPTPFLWIYVIWHGLAKFPSPPQPGPHSKAHILWGRIAAIGMLLTAVTGWIFYYAAFVA
- a CDS encoding lactate/malate dehydrogenase family protein, with the translated sequence MKITIVGTGRVGAAIAFAATINPLASELLLLNRTRDKAEGEAIDLLHASAVRNTNMRIRAGDIPDSKGSDIIVFTASVPYGDPSRKRSELAADNLHVLQEWIPPLVEASPDAILIIVSNPVDALTYAALKISGFPPHRVIGTGTLLDSVRYRSMLSAELEIHSDDIRAYILGEHGDTQFAAHSLSVTGGERFYPSDTSRQLFQKTVNVGYEVSRLKGHTSYGIALATMMILDSIIYDLRHTMPVSVLIEDYFDVKDVCLSLPSVIGRAGVTRVLRPPLSEEEQQLFRHSAEAVQNCIRSMGEF